A part of Vigna radiata var. radiata cultivar VC1973A chromosome 11, Vradiata_ver6, whole genome shotgun sequence genomic DNA contains:
- the LOC106776764 gene encoding uncharacterized protein LOC106776764 produces the protein MPSYAKFLKELLMKKRKYIEKETIDLQGNCSAIIQKMLPPKLQDPRSFTIPCTIGELEGGRALIDFGASINLMPLSMFKKIKGLELKPTKMTLQLADRSLKYPFGVAKDVIVKVDKFLFPVDFVIMEMEENGEAPLILGRPFMKTTRIVIDVENGKLKVRVQDEEVNFYVFHAMSHPKDDKACFQVDIVDELYMMQGNRVCDVSLLERTIIDECKDLNEEEEKLMEGCVRDLESSKEIPIEEVSFEKIELKEKVKESKIELKELPPHLKYVFLEDNGGKPFIISNSLSPKEEEKLVEVLKVNKGAIGWSISDLKGISPTYCIHRILMEDDYRLVAQPERRLNPVMKDVVRKEVLKLLEAEGIVLGHKISVRGIEVDKAKVEVNEKLPPPTNVKGIQSLLGHVGFYRRFIKDFSKIAKPLSNLLVKDTPFVMSKECVQAFNVLKSNLISAPVIVAPDWSKDFELMCDASDYAIGVVLGQRREKVFHAIYYASKVLNEAQLNYATTEKEFLAIVYALEKFRSYLIGSKVIIYTDHATIKYLLTKPDSKPQLIRWVLLLQEFDVEIQDNKGSENLIADHLSRLVNKEVTSKDKEIWESFQMKHFCIFSRGHGLRI, from the exons ATGCCATCATATGCGAAATTCTTGAAAGAACttctcatgaagaaaagaaagtatattgagaaggaaactattgaCCTGCAAGGTAACTGCAGTGCGATCATACAAAAGATGTTACCTCCTAAATTGCAAGATCCAAGGAGTTTTACCATTCCATGTACAATAGGGGAGTTAGAAGGTGGAAGAGCCTTGATTGATTTTGGAGCTAGCATTAATTTAATGCCCTTGTCTATGttcaagaaaattaaagggttgGAACTTAAGCCAACAAAGATGACTCTTCAATTGGCGGATAGATCTCTCAAATATCCATTTGGAGTAGCTAAAGATGTAATAGTAAAGGtagataaatttttgtttccagtggattttgtcATAATGGAGATGGAAGAGAATGGAGAAGCTCCtctgattcttggaagaccatTTATGAAGACAACAAGGATTGTGATTGATGTAGAGAATGGTAAACTTAAAGTCAgagtgcaagatgaagaggtgaattTTTATGTGTTTCATGCAATGTCACATCCTAAAGATGATAAAGCATGTTTTCAAGTGGACATTGTGGATGAACTCTATATGATGCAAGGGAATAGAGTGTGCGACGTATCTTTATTGGAAAGGACTATTATTGATGAATGTAAAGATTTGAATGAAGAGGAGGAAAAATTGATGGAAGGATGTGTTAGGGATTTGGAGTCATCGAAAGAAATTCCAATAGAAGAagttagttttgaaaaaattgagcTCAAGGAGAAAGTTAAAGAAAGTAAGATTGAGTTGAAAGAGTTGCCACCACATTTGAAGTATGTGTTCTTAGAAGATAATGGAGGGAAGCcatttattattagtaattcATTATcaccaaaagaagaagaaaagttggtggAGGTTTTGAAGGTTAATAAAGGTGCTATAGGGTGGTCAATTTCAGATCTTAAGGGTATAAGTCCCACATATTGCATACATAGAATTCTTATGGAGGATGATTATAGGCTAGTGGCTCAACCAGAGAGGAGGcttaatcctgtcatgaaagaTGTAGTAAGGAAGGAAGTATTGAAGCTTTTGGAAGCAG AAGGAATTGTTTTGGGACATAAGATTTCAGTTAGGGGGATTGAAGTGGATAAAGCAAAGGTGGAGGTTAAtgaaaaacttccaccaccTACAAATGTAAAAGGAATTCAGAGTTTATTAGGTCATGTTGGGTTTTATCGaagatttattaaagatttCTCTAAGATTGCTAAGCCGTTGAGTAATTTGCTTGTCAAGGATacaccatttgtgatgagtaaAGAATGTGTACAAGCTTTTAATGTTCTAAAGAGCAACTTAATTTCTGCTCCTGTGATTGTGGCTCCAGATTGGAGTAAAGACTTTGAGCTgatgtgtgatgctagtgatTATGCCATAGGTGTTGTGTTAGGCCAAAGAAGGGAAAAGGTATTTCATGCcatttactatgctagtaaagtcTTGAATGAagctcaattgaattatgccactaCAGAAAAGGAATTTTTGGCTATAGTTTATGCATTGGAGAAGTTTAGATCCTATCTCATCGGATCTAAAGTGATTATTTATACTGATCATGCAACCATTAAGTATTTGTTGACAAAGCCAGACTCAAAGCCACAATTAATTAGATGGGTGCTTTTGTTACAAGAGTTTGATGTAGAGATTCAGGATAATAAGGGAAGTGAGAATTTAATCGCTGATCATTTATCTCGGTTAGTCAACAAGGAAGTTACAAGCAAGGATAAGGAAATCTGGGAGTCGTTTCAGATGAAGCACTTTTGTATATTCAGTAGAGGCCATGGTTTGCGGATATGA